In a single window of the Falsibacillus pallidus genome:
- a CDS encoding vitamin B12-dependent ribonucleotide reductase, with translation MSTSIHLKPQLNKEQLNKDIQLFSQVHEITPDMHITHKGVSRLVMIDRYSFKDTEKITLSKGDYVVLTIKEDPKFPARGLGYIVGIDWEKKEADVLVEEEYRSVLDSQEEIETGIVKKSLDVIEKPLEIYYEQIAMRNATGLASVEKTEEKKKEWFEKFYHELVNLNFIPAGRVLYGAGAETDVTYFNCYVMPFVQDSREGISEHRKQVMEIMSRGGGVGTNGSTLRPRNTLAKGVNGKSSGSVSWLDDIAKLTHLVEQGGSRRGAQMIMLADWHPDIVEFIISKMQNPRILRFLIENTEDEHIKKIANEKLKFTPLTEQEKAMYQGIINYKQIPGYGGFDEKIIKDAELKLTLGGNYSVHNSEFLTGANISVCLTKDFMEAVEKDAEYSLRFPDVESYNEEQMNHYNEEWHKIGDVREWQELGHKVRTYRKIKAKELWNLINVCATYSAEPGIFFIDNANDMTNAKAYGQKVVATNPCGEQPLAPFSVCNLAAVNLAEMADKQNKTVNFEKLKRTVEVGVRMQDNVIDATPYFLEENKKQALGERRVGLGVMGLADLLIYCEKEYGSPEGNLLVDEVFEVIATTAYRTSVDLAKEKGSFPFLDGSSAEEGNRIRQAFIETGYMKKMPQDIRDSILSHGIRNSHLLTVAPTGSTGTMVGVSTGLEPYFSFTYYRSGRLGKFIEVKADIVKHYLDANPGADENVLPEWFVTAMSLSPEAHADVQCVIQRWIDSSISKTVNAPRGYSVEQVEKVYERLYNGGAKGGTVYVDGSRDAQVLTLKAEENSFEDNADISQPSSDQKPVVLVDTIQELRSTNVKIGSEVGNTCPVCRKGEVKEMGGCNTCDNCGAQLKCGL, from the coding sequence ATGTCGACTAGTATTCACCTGAAACCACAACTAAATAAGGAGCAGCTTAATAAGGATATTCAATTATTTTCTCAAGTCCACGAAATCACTCCGGACATGCATATCACACATAAAGGTGTTTCCCGCTTAGTCATGATTGATAGATACTCTTTCAAGGATACGGAAAAAATCACCCTATCAAAAGGCGATTATGTCGTTTTGACTATTAAAGAGGATCCTAAGTTCCCTGCAAGGGGGCTGGGTTACATTGTTGGAATCGACTGGGAGAAGAAAGAAGCAGACGTTCTTGTCGAAGAAGAATATAGAAGTGTGCTTGACAGCCAAGAAGAAATCGAGACAGGCATTGTAAAGAAATCTCTTGATGTTATTGAAAAGCCGCTTGAAATCTATTATGAGCAAATTGCTATGAGAAACGCGACTGGCCTTGCTTCTGTAGAGAAAACGGAAGAAAAGAAAAAAGAATGGTTTGAGAAATTCTATCATGAGCTTGTCAACCTCAATTTCATCCCTGCCGGAAGGGTATTATATGGGGCTGGTGCAGAGACAGACGTAACGTACTTTAATTGCTACGTCATGCCTTTTGTACAGGATTCAAGGGAAGGCATCTCTGAACACCGCAAGCAAGTGATGGAAATCATGAGCCGCGGAGGAGGCGTAGGGACTAACGGATCCACTCTCCGACCACGAAATACACTGGCAAAAGGAGTAAACGGAAAATCTTCAGGATCTGTCTCCTGGCTGGATGACATTGCAAAGCTTACTCACCTCGTTGAACAAGGCGGTTCACGCAGGGGAGCCCAAATGATCATGCTTGCCGATTGGCATCCGGACATTGTGGAATTCATCATTTCCAAGATGCAGAATCCAAGGATTCTCCGCTTCTTGATTGAAAACACAGAAGATGAACATATAAAGAAAATCGCGAATGAAAAATTGAAATTCACTCCTCTCACTGAGCAGGAAAAGGCGATGTATCAAGGAATTATTAATTATAAGCAAATCCCGGGCTATGGCGGATTTGATGAAAAAATCATCAAGGATGCAGAGCTTAAGCTTACGCTTGGCGGCAATTATTCCGTCCATAATTCCGAATTCCTGACAGGAGCCAACATTTCCGTTTGCTTGACCAAGGATTTCATGGAAGCTGTTGAAAAGGACGCTGAGTATTCCCTGAGGTTCCCGGATGTGGAGTCTTATAATGAAGAACAAATGAATCATTATAACGAAGAATGGCATAAGATCGGCGATGTGCGGGAATGGCAGGAGCTTGGCCATAAAGTCCGCACCTACAGAAAAATCAAAGCGAAAGAACTTTGGAACCTGATCAACGTCTGTGCCACTTACTCAGCAGAGCCAGGCATCTTCTTCATCGACAATGCCAATGATATGACGAATGCTAAAGCATATGGACAAAAAGTAGTAGCGACAAATCCGTGTGGGGAACAGCCTCTCGCACCATTTTCTGTCTGCAATCTTGCAGCTGTGAATCTTGCAGAAATGGCCGATAAACAAAATAAGACCGTTAATTTCGAAAAGCTGAAGCGCACTGTTGAAGTAGGGGTCAGAATGCAAGACAACGTCATTGATGCGACACCTTACTTCCTTGAAGAAAATAAAAAGCAGGCATTGGGCGAACGCCGCGTAGGGCTTGGTGTCATGGGTCTTGCCGATCTTCTCATCTACTGTGAAAAAGAATATGGTTCACCGGAAGGAAACCTTCTTGTAGATGAAGTATTCGAAGTGATCGCGACCACTGCCTACAGAACATCCGTCGATCTCGCTAAAGAAAAAGGAAGCTTTCCATTCTTGGATGGCAGCTCTGCAGAAGAAGGAAATCGAATCAGACAAGCGTTCATTGAAACGGGCTATATGAAAAAGATGCCTCAGGATATCAGGGATTCCATCCTGTCCCATGGCATCCGCAACTCGCATCTCCTTACAGTAGCCCCAACCGGAAGCACGGGGACAATGGTAGGCGTTTCAACAGGACTTGAACCATATTTCTCCTTCACTTACTATCGAAGCGGACGTCTGGGCAAGTTTATTGAAGTGAAGGCAGATATTGTGAAGCATTATCTTGATGCAAATCCGGGAGCGGACGAGAATGTTCTTCCTGAATGGTTTGTGACAGCCATGAGCCTTTCTCCTGAGGCCCATGCCGATGTCCAATGTGTCATCCAGCGCTGGATTGACAGTTCCATCTCAAAAACCGTTAATGCTCCGAGGGGTTATTCGGTTGAACAGGTGGAAAAAGTATATGAACGCCTATATAATGGCGGTGCAAAAGGCGGAACAGTCTATGTTGACGGAAGCCGCGATGCACAAGTATTGACGTTGAAGGCAGAAGAGAATTCATTTGAAGATAATGCTGATATCTCTCAGCCATCCTCTGACCAAAAACCTGTCGTACTTGTTGATACGATTCAAGAACTTCGATCCACAAATGTGAAAATCGGTTCAGAAGTCGGAAACACTTGCCCGGTATGCCGAAAAGGTGAAGTAAAAGAAATGGGCGGCTGCAATACATGCGATAACTGCGGCGCACAATTAAAATGCGGCCTATAA
- a CDS encoding patatin-like phospholipase family protein has protein sequence MWIDGVFSGGGIKGFALIGAIQAIEEKGFRFKRVAGTSAGSIIAAFTAAGFSSEEMIHLLNETDVKGFLDIRRPLLPLPFARWLLIYWRLGVFRGNKLELWLEEKLAQKGIYTFSDLPKDSLRVIASDLTNGKLMVLPDDLERYGIPPDSFPVARAIRMSCSIPYFFEPVRLKGLGGTSIVVDGGVLSNFPMWLFDKENVKNVRPVLGIKLSPEGSMAEANKIKNGVQMFGALFETMKDAHDSRYISRKHAKNIIFIPVENIQATSFEVTEQRKNALVELGRLKANEFFKKWCY, from the coding sequence ATGTGGATTGACGGGGTTTTTTCAGGAGGAGGCATAAAAGGTTTCGCACTGATTGGAGCTATTCAGGCAATCGAAGAAAAAGGATTCCGGTTCAAAAGGGTTGCAGGGACTTCTGCAGGCTCCATCATTGCGGCATTTACCGCAGCAGGATTTTCGTCTGAAGAAATGATCCACTTATTAAATGAAACAGATGTAAAAGGATTTCTCGATATTCGCAGGCCTCTGCTGCCTCTCCCTTTTGCGAGATGGCTGCTGATTTACTGGAGATTGGGTGTTTTTAGAGGGAATAAGCTGGAACTGTGGCTGGAGGAGAAATTAGCCCAAAAAGGAATCTACACATTTTCAGACCTTCCAAAGGATTCACTTAGGGTGATTGCATCCGATCTGACAAACGGAAAACTGATGGTGCTGCCGGATGATTTAGAACGCTACGGCATTCCACCCGATTCTTTCCCGGTTGCAAGAGCGATACGAATGAGCTGCAGCATCCCTTATTTTTTCGAGCCTGTCCGATTGAAGGGCCTTGGTGGAACTAGCATCGTAGTGGATGGGGGAGTGTTGAGCAACTTCCCTATGTGGCTGTTTGATAAAGAAAATGTGAAGAATGTACGTCCTGTTCTTGGGATCAAGCTCAGTCCTGAAGGCAGCATGGCGGAGGCGAATAAAATCAAAAATGGCGTCCAAATGTTTGGAGCACTGTTTGAAACGATGAAGGATGCACATGATTCCCGCTATATTTCAAGGAAGCATGCGAAAAATATCATTTTTATCCCTGTTGAAAACATTCAAGCTACAAGCTTTGAAGTAACAGAGCAAAGAAAAAACGCCCTCGTTGAACTAGGGCGCCTGAAAGCCAATGAATTTTTCAAAAAATGGTGCTATTAA
- a CDS encoding SA1362 family protein produces the protein MNVRHWFLAGIIVLALIGLFSNPSYLLRQALFVIVIAAIIYFIYRVIRMRKPDGKDQRAFIRAAKKTKKKHKKRPTASVSSLQSRKKPIRKKSQANLTVIEGKKGKKKNRAF, from the coding sequence GTGAACGTTCGTCATTGGTTTCTTGCAGGAATCATCGTTTTAGCCTTAATCGGGCTTTTCTCCAATCCTTCATATTTGCTGCGGCAGGCCTTATTTGTTATCGTCATAGCCGCCATCATATACTTCATTTATCGAGTAATTCGGATGAGAAAACCGGACGGGAAAGACCAAAGAGCATTTATCAGAGCAGCGAAAAAAACAAAAAAGAAACATAAAAAACGGCCAACAGCCAGTGTCTCTTCCCTACAATCCCGCAAAAAACCGATTCGGAAGAAATCTCAGGCAAATTTGACCGTCATTGAAGGCAAAAAAGGCAAAAAGAAAAATCGTGCTTTTTGA
- a CDS encoding DUF1385 domain-containing protein, with amino-acid sequence MEKQERPAYGGQAVVEGVMFGGKKHTVTAVRRKDDSIEFFHLPRRSRPVFQKLKKIPFIRGIVAIIEASANGSQHLNFSTERFDVDPAEDEAIKEQQGSKLSMILGVATIGVISFLFGKFIFTLVPIFLAQLTRPIFSSDFSQVLVEGFFKLLFLLAYIYFVSMTPLIKRVFQYHGAEHKVINTYENFKELTVENVQAQSRLHYRCGSSFILFTVIVGVFVYMLVPTSPLWLRIVDRLALIPVVLGISFEVLQLTNKLRSVPVLRYLGYPGLWLQLLTTKEPADDQVEVAIASFKEMLKMENKEQGNPDEEEIV; translated from the coding sequence ATGGAGAAACAAGAAAGACCTGCATATGGCGGCCAGGCTGTCGTCGAAGGGGTCATGTTCGGAGGTAAAAAACATACGGTCACCGCAGTAAGAAGAAAAGACGATTCAATCGAATTTTTTCATCTTCCAAGAAGAAGCCGTCCTGTTTTTCAAAAACTGAAGAAGATCCCTTTTATCCGAGGAATTGTAGCCATTATTGAAGCGAGTGCAAATGGTTCACAGCATCTTAATTTTTCTACAGAGCGATTTGATGTAGACCCTGCAGAGGATGAAGCAATCAAGGAACAGCAAGGCTCCAAATTATCTATGATCCTTGGGGTTGCCACAATTGGGGTCATTTCCTTCCTTTTTGGGAAATTTATTTTCACGTTAGTCCCGATTTTCCTTGCACAGCTCACTCGTCCTATCTTCAGCAGCGATTTTTCCCAAGTATTAGTCGAAGGATTTTTCAAGCTGCTGTTTCTATTGGCGTATATTTATTTTGTATCCATGACGCCGCTCATCAAAAGGGTTTTTCAATATCATGGTGCAGAACACAAGGTAATCAATACGTATGAAAATTTCAAGGAGTTGACAGTCGAAAATGTCCAGGCGCAATCCCGCCTCCATTATCGCTGTGGAAGCAGCTTCATTCTCTTTACTGTCATTGTTGGTGTATTCGTTTACATGCTTGTCCCTACTTCTCCGCTTTGGCTTAGGATCGTCGACAGGCTGGCTTTGATTCCTGTTGTGCTCGGCATATCTTTTGAAGTACTGCAATTAACAAATAAACTTAGAAGTGTGCCAGTCCTTCGTTATCTTGGCTATCCTGGCCTTTGGCTTCAATTGCTTACAACAAAGGAACCTGCGGATGATCAAGTGGAAGTTGCCATTGCATCGTTTAAAGAGATGCTGAAGATGGAAAATAAAGAGCAAGGGAATCCAGATGAAGAAGAAATTGTATAA
- a CDS encoding YqhR family membrane protein, translating into MPEESGRLEQNKREKPMSALMLAVITGFCGGILWSGIGYLAYLFHFTAISPLVILEPWAIGNWKYTWLGMVISIIAIGIVSIGAALVYYAFLRKMKNTWPGIGFGVVLFFLVFFVLNPIFPSIKPFTDMDLDTLITCGCLYILFGLFVGYSISYEENELSHEYEKASDEEQEQHS; encoded by the coding sequence ATGCCTGAAGAAAGTGGCCGTTTGGAACAGAATAAGAGGGAAAAGCCTATGTCGGCGCTTATGCTGGCAGTGATTACTGGATTTTGTGGAGGAATACTATGGAGCGGTATTGGTTATTTGGCCTATTTATTTCATTTTACAGCCATAAGTCCGCTCGTTATTTTAGAACCATGGGCAATCGGAAACTGGAAATATACATGGCTTGGCATGGTCATTTCCATCATAGCCATCGGAATTGTTTCGATAGGGGCTGCACTTGTTTATTATGCCTTCTTGAGGAAGATGAAAAACACCTGGCCAGGAATAGGCTTTGGAGTCGTTCTGTTTTTTCTTGTGTTCTTTGTTCTCAATCCGATCTTTCCCAGCATTAAACCTTTCACAGATATGGACCTTGATACACTCATTACTTGTGGGTGTTTGTATATTTTATTTGGGCTTTTTGTCGGCTATTCCATTTCATATGAAGAAAATGAACTCAGCCATGAGTATGAAAAGGCATCAGATGAAGAGCAGGAGCAGCACTCCTGA
- the aroQ gene encoding type II 3-dehydroquinate dehydratase, which produces MSKILLLNGPNLNRLGKREPDVYGTLTLSDIEEKIKSAGQAHGLDVECFQSNHEGQLIDKLHEIEDRGFAGVIFNPGAFTHYSYAIRDAIAAINVPVIEVHISNIHAREEFRSHSVMAPVTEGQIVGLGSAGYELALSVFIGRKEGEN; this is translated from the coding sequence ATGTCAAAAATTCTTCTTTTGAACGGTCCAAACCTTAATCGGCTCGGCAAGCGTGAGCCGGATGTTTATGGGACCCTGACATTATCGGACATAGAAGAAAAAATTAAATCAGCGGGACAAGCACATGGATTGGATGTGGAATGCTTTCAGTCAAATCATGAAGGGCAGCTGATTGATAAACTTCATGAAATCGAAGATCGGGGGTTTGCAGGAGTCATATTTAATCCTGGAGCCTTCACCCATTACAGCTATGCTATAAGGGATGCCATTGCTGCTATCAATGTTCCGGTCATTGAAGTACATATTTCCAACATCCATGCAAGGGAAGAGTTTAGAAGCCATTCAGTTATGGCGCCTGTTACCGAGGGGCAGATTGTCGGCCTCGGCAGCGCAGGATATGAATTGGCGCTCTCAGTATTTATTGGACGAAAAGAGGGGGAGAATTAG
- a CDS encoding M24 family metallopeptidase, which translates to MKKLEQVREQFAEKGIDGLLVTSSYNRRYMTNFTGSAGVALISGEKALFITDFRYTEQAGKQAEGYEIVQHKGLLHDEVVAQAEKLGIKKLGFESSYMTFSTYKTYENAFKGELVPVNGLMENLRLIKTPSEIKILKEAADIADAAFKHILDYIKPGVTELDVSNELEFFMRKAGATSSSFDIIVASGYRSALPHGVASDKIIEKGDFVTLDYGALHKGYVSDITRTVAVGQPSDQLKEIYDIVLDSQLKSMELIKPGMTGIEADAIARDYITEKGYGDQFGHSLGHGIGLEVHEGPGLSVRSDIVLKPGMVVTVEPGIYVQGLGGVRIEDDTLITEDGNETLTHSTKDLIIL; encoded by the coding sequence ATGAAGAAACTAGAACAAGTTCGGGAACAATTCGCGGAAAAAGGAATCGATGGACTGCTGGTCACAAGCTCATACAACAGACGATATATGACAAACTTTACTGGCTCGGCCGGAGTTGCACTCATTTCCGGGGAAAAGGCATTATTCATCACTGATTTCAGGTATACGGAGCAGGCTGGAAAACAAGCTGAAGGATATGAAATTGTTCAGCACAAAGGACTGCTTCATGATGAAGTAGTGGCTCAGGCAGAAAAGCTCGGGATTAAGAAACTTGGCTTCGAATCCAGCTACATGACATTCTCTACTTATAAAACCTATGAAAATGCCTTTAAAGGGGAACTTGTCCCTGTGAATGGACTGATGGAAAACTTACGCTTGATTAAGACTCCTTCAGAGATTAAGATATTAAAGGAAGCGGCTGATATTGCAGACGCAGCCTTCAAACATATTCTAGATTACATAAAACCAGGTGTTACAGAACTTGATGTTTCAAATGAGCTGGAGTTTTTCATGAGAAAAGCCGGTGCGACTTCCTCTTCATTTGATATCATCGTTGCATCTGGATATCGTTCTGCCCTGCCGCATGGCGTTGCAAGCGATAAAATAATTGAAAAAGGCGATTTTGTCACGCTTGACTATGGTGCACTGCATAAAGGATATGTGTCAGATATCACCAGAACAGTTGCTGTAGGGCAGCCATCAGATCAGTTGAAAGAAATTTACGATATCGTATTGGATTCTCAGCTTAAATCAATGGAGCTAATCAAGCCGGGTATGACTGGCATTGAAGCAGATGCAATTGCCCGTGATTATATAACTGAAAAAGGATATGGTGACCAATTTGGTCATTCCCTTGGTCATGGAATCGGGTTGGAAGTGCATGAAGGCCCGGGATTATCCGTTCGTTCAGATATCGTCCTGAAGCCGGGGATGGTTGTAACGGTTGAACCAGGCATCTATGTACAGGGGCTTGGTGGTGTCAGAATCGAAGATGACACATTGATCACGGAAGATGGA